A single region of the Canis lupus dingo isolate Sandy chromosome 38, ASM325472v2, whole genome shotgun sequence genome encodes:
- the CD48 gene encoding CD48 antigen isoform X3, whose product MIAVSGSNVSLHISNLPALSRVTWFYTANQKIVEWESNRTNFFNSKFKNRASLDESYALCIYKVQKEDSSTYILRVLKDSGKEEDWTISLEVLDPVRKPGIKIQTLQEVNNSCHLKLSCEISGQSANYTWYGNSGPLPTDLQSPVLEITVYRQNFSSYYTCQASNPVSSKNDTIYFSSLCKLAKSSGVAWIATWLIVMVPIVPGLLWT is encoded by the exons ATGATCGCCGTCTCTGGCAGCAACGTGAGCCTACACATCTCCAATTTGCCTGCTCTCTCCAGGGTCACCTGGTTTTACACCGCCAACCAGAAGATTGTAGAATGGGAGTCCAACAGGACTAACTTCTTCAATTCTAAGTTTAAGAACAGAGCTAGTCTTGATGAAAGCTATGCACTATGCATCTACAAGGTCCAGAAAGAGGACAGCAGCACCTACATCCTGAGGGTGCTGAAGGACTCTGGAAAAGAGGAGGACTGGACTATCTCACTGGAGGTACTTG ATCCTGTACGTAAACCTGGCATCAAAATTCAGACGTTACAGGAGGTGAACAATAGCTGTCATCTGAAACTGTCATGTGAGATCTCAGGCCAATCAGCAAACTACACCTGGTATGGGAACTCAGGGCCCTTGCCCACAGATCTCCAGAGTCCTGTGCTTGAAATTACTGTTTACCGACAAAATTTTTCCAGCTATTACACCTGCCAAGCCAGCAATCCTGTGAGCAGCAAGAATGACACCATCTACTTCAGCTCACTGTGTAAACTAG CCAAATCCTCTGGAGTAGCTTGGATTGCAACATGGCTAATAGTCATGGTACCCATTGTTCCTGGCCTCCTATGGACCTGA